The Parambassis ranga chromosome 19, fParRan2.1, whole genome shotgun sequence genome contains a region encoding:
- the LOC114452564 gene encoding UPF0676 protein C1494.01-like: MSIPVVDFGAYSLSVKDVDDKQLHKLSAELKTAFTEVGFVFLKNSGIVQEEVDRVMDMSKKFFLQPDQLKQPFSRKSFLNSPNHGWVSLETERLNPRRPGDLKEAFNITSLHPDIKWPSSAALTGFQEIHTSFFQLCKELSLRVLRVMAQSLDLDPDVFLSAHRLIGTDENATTLRSLYYPPVNGEKAKEGQLRCGEHSDYGSITLLFQDSEGLQVCTRAGDFISVPSIPGAILVNIADLMQRWTSDQFVSVRHRVLLPPVGDSGTRQSLAFFVHPEDEALITCCDGSNKYPPVTAGAYLLERFNDSYGRS; this comes from the exons ATGAGTATCCCAGTCGTGGACTTTGGCGCGTACAGCCTGAGTGTGAAAGATGTGGATGACAAGCAGCTGCACAAGCTGAGCGCGGAGCTGAAAACAGCTTTTACAGAAGTTGGATTTGTTTTCTTGAAGAACTCGGGGATCGTTCAGGAGGAG GTGGACCGCGTCATGGACATGTCCAAGAAGTTCTTCCTGCAGCCTGATCAGCTGAAGCAGCCCTTCAGCAGGAAAAGCTTCCTGAACAGTCCGAACCACGGCTGGGTGTCACTGGAAACCGAGAG GTTGAATCCACGCCGGCCTGGAGACCTGAAGGAGGCATTCAACATTACTTCACTTCACCCTGACATA AAATGGCCGTCATCAGCCGCCCTGACTGGTTTCCAGGAGATCCACACTTCCTTCTTCCAGCTCTGTAAAGAACTGAGTCTGCGGGTGCTTAGGGTGATGGCTCAGAGCCTGGATCTGGATCCAGATGTGTTCCTGAGTGCACACCGTTTAATAGGAA CTGATGAGAACGCCACCACACTGAGGTCCCTCTACTATCCTCCAGTGAACGGTGAGAAAGCAAAGGAAGGTCAGCTGCGGTGTGGCGAACATTCAGACTATGGCAGCATAACTCTGCTGTTCCAGGACTCGGAGGGTCTGCAG GTTTGCACACGTGCAGGTGACTTCATCTCTGTACCCAGTATCCCCGGTGCCATCCTCGTCAACATTGCTGACCTGATGCAGCGTTGGACCAGCGATCAGTTTGTCTCTGTG CGCCACAGGGTTTTGCTGCCCCCTGTTGGAGACTCCGGCACACGTCAGTCTCTGGCATTCTTTGTCCACCCAGAGGATGAGGCTCTGATCACCTGCTGCGATGGCTCCAACAAATACCCGCCTGTTACAGCAGGGGCCTACCTTCTGGAGCGCTTCAACGACTCGTATGGAAGAAGCTGA
- the LOC114452562 gene encoding nucleobindin-2-like yields MVTSKAVALCGLGLLSLWLSTQSVPISVDKAKETPPVEELEPPQSTDTGLHYDRYLREVIEYLEKDPHFREKLKNADMEDIKEGKLSKELDFVHHNFRTKLDELKREEMNRLRMLIKAKHDIQEGNGNAIDHQALLKQFEHLNHMNPNTFEVEDLDRLIKSATSDLENYDKNRHDDFKRYEMMKEHERRERLKNMNDEDRTKEEQHYEEMKKKHANHPKVNHPGSEDQLKEVWQETDGLDPEDFNPKTFFKMHDSNGDGFFDESELEALFTKELEKVYNPENEEDDMVEMEEERLRMREHVMNEVDTNKDRLVSLSEFMAATKKQEFYEKDEWGTLDQNPLYTEEELREYEQQLANEASDINKRSAELQQEREELERKQEELNAQKIGLTQAMEEMERIKSQSSKADVKAAEGEPAPVIPGSSQPQPPIHQQQDLPVPEHS; encoded by the exons ATGGTGACGAGTAAAGCTGTGGCCCTTTGTGGGCTGGGTTTGCTGAGTTTGTGGCTGTCTACACAGTCAGTGCCTATCAGTGTGGACAAGGCCAAAGAAACCCCTccagtggaggagctggagccacCCCAGAGTACT GACACCGGGCTGCATTACGACCGCTACCTCAGGGAAGTCATTGAATACCTCGAGAAAGACCCTCACTTTAGAGAAAAGCTGAAAAATGCAGATATGGAGGACATTAAG GAAGGCAAACTTTCCAAAGAGCTGGACTTTGTCCATCACAACTTTAGGACTAAGCTGGACGAACTGAAGAGAGAAGAGATGAACAGGCTGCGGATGCTCATCAAAGCCAAGCATGACATACAGGAAGGGAATG GCAACGCAATAGACCACCAGGCCCTCCTGAAACAGTTTGAGCACCTCAACCACATGAACCCCAACACCTTTGAGGTGGAGGACCTAGACCGCCTCATCAAGTCG GCGACCAGTGACCTGGAGAACTACGACAAGAACCGCCATGATGACTTCAAGAGGTACGAAATGATGAAGGAGCACGAGAGGAGAGAGCGCCTGAAGAACATGAATGACGAGGATCGCACGAAGGAGGAGCAGCACTACGAGgagatgaaaaagaaacacGCCAACCACCCCAAAGTTAACCACCct ggcagTGAGGATCAGCTGAAAGAGGTGTGGCAGGAGACAGACGGTTTGGACCCAGAAGACTTCAATCCCAAAACCTTCTTCAAAATGCACG ACAGCAACGGAGACGGCTTCTTCGATGAGAGTGAGCTTGAAGCGCTCTTCACTAAAGAG CTGGAAAAGGTGTACAACCCTGAAAATGAAGAGGACGACATGGTTGAAATGGAGGAGGAAAGACTGCGAATGAGAGAGCACGTTATGAACGAG GTGGACACTAATAAAGACAGACTTGTGTCACTGAGCGAGTTCATGGCAGCCACCAAGAAACAGGAGTTCTACGAAAAAGACGAGTGGGGG ACATTAGATCAAAACCCCCTTTACACTGAGGAGGAACTGAGAGAGTACGAGCAGCAGCTGGCCAATGAGGCGAGCGACATTAACAAGAGGTCAGCcgagctgcagcaggagagggaggagcttgaaagaaaacaggaagaactTAACGCTCAGAAGATTGGGCTGACACAG GCAATGGAGGAAATGGAGAGGATAAAATCCCAAAGTTCCAAAGCTGATGTAAAAG CAGCTGAAGGGGAACCAGCACCAGTAATCCCAGGAAGCAGCCAACCACAGCCGCCCATTCACCAGCAGCAAGACCTGCCAGTGCCAGAACACTCTTAG
- the pik3c2a gene encoding phosphatidylinositol 4-phosphate 3-kinase C2 domain-containing subunit alpha, with protein MAQISSGNGFKLDVPQPKGVVGKEEALRMEEEALAKLQREKKHTLSAATAGSSSGASSSSSKPKLSKTATTAPQPLPSTNRPDKDLIVFPETKKQAEQDKFRDIDVDKLTNEELEKLLLDENFGAHSKVSRPSSLLGFNLSASYPGGHACSSSPFHSSQWTPVLSTPSSSNVSTPTHHPPPMFPSAPFPKPGTFQNGFTPAMSPFMALPAQQQSFMPFPPIQPAAAMVFSQPAVDPEMAKLFDKIASTSEYLKNGRLASTDLDSSQVGTASLAPNPPPQQPAVVESSHISRFDWLDLDPLTKRKAENEEPSLASGSSAQTEPGVPAGDPWDAVLKTEESSSRSSSSSPPVEGKNSLTVRSQPRRASTGGPVTRSHSLNIPGTSSQHKPNNQDKGKGKGLVKNAALEEQDAQNLEIVAFCEDVATFRSRFPHGDIATNPGFVLSPVITQRDGGSDNSCSVKVSIEISESEQPVTFTCDVSSPVELLISQTLCWVHDDLDKVDFSSYLLKVCGKEEVLQNKHSLGSHEYVQNCRKWENEITLQLLSHSTMRRDLARSAEDDNSPIDLEKHLGHVERPFMENVTRQGLADYLEGYHNQVNICLQNESTQYKTVDRVVQTVKNLCCALDEVETQAITEAVKRLRHSVNLPRTRSPQMGSKSSGQSSNGVTGPVEESLALLTQAVYDLAKLYLRSFSPPSASFGSPPLPEPGDGESAEGKSNKEASGTTDHLQFTLFALHGIPAHWVSSYEKYFLMCSLTHNGKNLFKPVQSKRVGTYKSFFYHIKWDELINFPIAVAVLPLESVLSLTLFGVLNQNASGSPDSNKQRKGPELLGKVSMPLFDFRRVLAKGSRLLCLWTSAQGGAAATGSTGSRKRVPTERIVLQVDFPNSAVEVLYVGPKESPNLEAHTLEELDPDLRRKLEKICSRASNFGLKRGEHQLLWDHRLHCRRDHPSSLPKVLASAPSWDWASMAHIHTLLHHWPTLPPVIALELLDSKFADTEVRGVAVSWIEKSSDDELADYLPQLVQALKFECHLKNALIMFLLSRAQGNINIAHYLYWLLKDAVQDPAWGRRYERVLGALLCLSGSKLRAELEEQTHLVTLLGAVAERVRQAGGSTRQVALQEGLENVQNFFQRNSCRLPLSPSLVAKELNIKACSFFNSNAVPLKLALVNADPMGEEINVMFKVGEDLRQDMLALQMIRIMDRIWLQEGLDLRIVNFKCISTGKDKGMVELVPSSETLRKIQVEYGVTGSFKDKPLAEWLRKYNPAEDEYDKASENFIYSCAGCCVATYVLGICDRHNDNIMLRSTGHMFHIDFGKFLGHAQMFGSFKRDRAPFVLTSDMAYVINGGERPTSRFQLFVDLCCQAYNLIRKHSGLFLNLLSLMTSSGLPELTGSQDLKYVYDALQPHNTDPEATIFFTRLIESSLGSVATKFNFFIHNLAQLRFSGLPANDEPILSFSPKTYTLKQEGRIVHASIFSFQKRYNPDKHYTYVVRILREGQNEPQFVFRTFDEFQELHNKLTILFPLWKLPSFPNKMVLGRTHIKEVAAKRKLELNNYVHNLMRSSTEVTQCDLIYTFFHPIARDDKTEGLDATAKAPEPPLSPTSGRVEGEVKLSISYRNSTLFIMVMHIRDLVSEDGTDPNPYVKTYLLPDPHKTSKRKTKISRKTRNPTFNEMLVYSGYSKETLGLRELQLSVLSAESLRENYFLGGITLRLKDFDLSKETVKWYKLTAVPYF; from the exons ATGGCCCAGATATCAAGTGGTAATGGGTTCAAGCTGGATGTCCCCCAGCCAAAGGGGGTTGTGGGTAAAGAGGAAGCTCTTCGCATGGAAGAAGAGGCTTTAGCAAAATTGCAAAGGGAGAAGAAACACACTCTTTCAGCTGCAACAGCTGGATCTTCCTCTGGagcatcctcatcctcctcgaAACCAAAACTGTCAAAAACTGCCACTACTGCTCCTCAACCTTTACCCTCTACTAACAGACCAGATAAAGACCTCATCGTCTTCCCAGAGACCAAGAAACAAGCAGAGCAGGACAAGTTCAGGGATATTGATGTTGACAAGTTGACCAATGAGGAACTTGAAAAGCTCCTACTTGATGAAAACTTTGGAGCTCACAGCAAAGTGTCCCGCCCTTCGTCTCTGCTAGGGTTTAATCTCAGTGCCTCGTACCCTGGAGGCCATGCCTGTAGCTCCTCTCCTTTCCACAGCAGCCAGTGGACACCTGTTCTTTCCACCCCATCTAGTTCCAATGTGTCCACTCCGACCCATCACCCTCCCCCAATGTTCCCCTCCGCTCCATTCCCCAAACCAGGCACATTTCAGAATGGTTTCACTCCAGCCATGTCACCTTTCATGGCCCTGCCAGCTCAGCAGCAGTCCTTCATGCCTTTCCCTCCCATCcagcctgctgctgccatgGTCTTCTCGCAGCCAGCTGTGGACCCAGAGATGGCCAAACTGTTTGACAAGATTGCCAGCACCTCAGAATACTTGAAGAATGGCAGATTGGCCAGCACTGACCTAGATTCCTCTCAAGTCGGCACAGCTTCTCTGGCACCCAACCCACCACCCCAGCAGCCAGCAGTGGTGGAATCTTCTCACATCAGTCGCTTTGATTGGCTTGATCTGGACCCACTTACAAAGCGTAAAGCTGAGAATGAAGAACCATCCCTGGCTTCAGGAAGTTCTGCACAGACAGAACCGGGTGTTCCTGCAGGAGATCCTTGGGATGCAGTGCTTAAGAcagaagagagcagcagtaggagcagcagcagcagccctccaGTGGAGGGGAAAAATTCCCTGACAGTTCGATCACAGCCGAGGAGAGCATCAACGGGGGGACCTGTTACTAGGAGTCACTCACTCAACATCCCAGGGACCTCCTCCCAGCACAAACCAAACAATCAG GACAAGGGAAAAGGAAAAGGTTTGGTGAAGAACGCCGCCTTAGAGGAACAGGACGCTCAAAACCTGGAGATTGTCGCCTTCTGTGAAGACGTAGCAAC CTTTCGCTCCAGATTCCCTCATGGTGACATTGCAACCAACCCAGGCTTCGTCCTCAGCCCTGTTATCACCCAGAGAGACGGCGGAAGTGACAATAGCTGCTCTGTGAAAGTTTCTATTGAAATCTCAGAATCGGAGCAGCCTGTAACCTTCACTTGTGATG TGAGTTCTCCAGTGGAGCTGTTGATCAGTCAGACTCTCTGTTGGGTCCACGATGACCTGGACAAGGTGGACTTCTCCAGCTACTTGCTCAAAGTTTGTGGCaaggaggaggtgctgcagaA TAAACACAGCCTAGGCAGCCATGAGTACGTCCAGAACTGCAGGAAGTGGGAGAACGAGATCACGTTACAACTGCTCTCTCACTCAACTATGAGAAGGGACTTAGCACGAAGT GCAGAAGATGACAACTCTCCAATAGACTTAGAGAAGCACCTGGGCCATGTGGAGAGGCCTTTTATGGAGAATGTCACCAG ACAAGGCCTGGCTGACTATTTGGAAGGTTATCACAATCAAGTCAACATCTGCCTACAAAATGAG AGCACGCAGTATAAGACAGTGGACCGGGTGGTGCAGACGGTGAAGAACCTGTGCTGTGCCCTCGATGAGGTGGAGACCCAGGCTATTACAGAAGCAGTCAAAAGACTACGGCACTCTGTGAATTTGCCCAGGACACGCTCACCCCAG atGGGGTCTAAGTCATCTGGTCAGTCATCAAATG GTGTCACCGGCCCTGTGGAGGAAAGTCTAGCTCTGCTAACACAGGCTGTCTACGACCTAGCCAAGCTCTACCTGCGCTCCTTCAGTCCTCCATCAGCCTCCTTCGGCTCCCCTCCACTGCCTGAACCTGGAGATGGGGAGTCTGCAGAAGGAAAGAGCAACAAAGAAGCTTCTGGCACCACAGACCACCTTCAGTTCACTCTCTTCGCTTTGCATGGCATCCCAGCCCACTGGGTTAGCAG tTACGAGAAATACTTCCTGATGTGTTCTCTCACCCACAATGGCAAAAACCTGTTTAAACCAGTCCAGTCCAAGAGAGTGGGCACGTACAAAAGCTTCTTCTACCACATCAAATGGGATGAACT GATTAACTTCCCTATAGCCGTAGCTGTGCTCCCACTGGAGTCCGTACTGAGCCTGACTCTGTTTGGGGTGCTGAACCAGAATGCCAGCGGCTCCCCAGACTCGAACAAGCAGAGGAAGGGTCCAGAGTTATTGGGCAAAGTCTCAATGCCACTCTTTGACTTCAGACG cGTACTTGCCAAGGGCAgtaggctgctgtgtctgtggacatCTGCCCAGGGAGGTGCTGCTGCCACTGGTTCTACAGGCAGCCGCAAGAGGGTACCCACAGAAAGAATTGTTCTACAG GTGGACTTTCCTAACTCAGCAGTGGAGGTTTTATATGTTGGACCTAAGGAGTCGCCTAACCTAGAGGCCCACACGTTGGAGGAGCTGGACCCGGACCTCCGACGTAAACTGGAGAAAATCTGCAGCCGAGCTTCCAATTTCGG GTTGAAGCGGGGGGAGCACCAGCTCCTATGGGACCATCGCCTTCACTGCCGGAGGGACCACCCCAGCAGCCTCCCTAAGGTGTTGGCCAGTGCGCCCAGCTGGGACTGGGCCAGCATGGCTCACATCCACACCCTGCTGCACCACTGGCCCACCCTGCCCCCTGTCATTGCACTGGAGCTGCTTGACTCAAA gtttGCTGATACTGAGGTGAGAGGTGTGGCTGTTAGTTGGATTGAGAAGAGCAGCGATGATGAGCTGGCTGACTACCTGCCACAGCTAGTACAG GCATTAAAGTTCGAGTGTCACCTAAAGAATGCTCTCATCATGTTCCTGCTATCCAGAGCACAAGGCAACATCAACATAGCTCACTACCTCTACTG GCTGTTAAAGGATGCTGTGCAGGATCCCGCCTGGGGACGGCGCTATGAACGGGTACTGGGCGCCCTGCTCTGTCTGAGTGGAAGCAAACTGAGGGCAGAGCTGGAGGAACAGACTCACCTGGTCACCCTGCTGGGAGCTGTGGCTGAGAGGGTCAGGCAGGCCGGGGGATCCACACGACAG GTTGCACTCCAGGAAGGCCTTGAAAATGTTCAGAACTTTTTCCAGAGAAACAGCTGCCGACTGCCGCTCAGCCCCAGCCTGGTGGCCAAGGAGCTGAACATCAAG gctTGTTCCTTCTTCAACTCCAACGCAGTTCCCTTAAAGCTGGCCCTCGTCAACGCAGACCCAATGGGAGAAGAAATCAATGTTATGTTCAAG GTGGGAGAGGACCTGAGGCAGGACATGCTGGCTCTTCAGATGATTCGCATCATGGACCGCATCTGGCTGCAGGAGGGGCTGGACCTCCGCATCGTCAACTTCAAATGCATCTCTACCGGCAAGGACAAAG GTATGGTGGAGTTGGTGCCATCTTCTGAGACCCTGAGAAAGATCCAGGTGGAATATGGTGTCACCGGATCCTTTAAGGACAAACCACTGGCCGAGTGGCTCCGCAAGTACAACCCTGCTGAGGATGAGTACGACAAG GCATCAGAGAACTTCATCTATTCTTGTGCTGGATGCTGTGTTGCAACCTACGTACTCGGCATCTGTGATCGCCATAATGACAACATCATGCTGCGCTCCACTGGTCACATGTTTCACATAGACTTCGGCAAGTTTCTGGGTCACGCCCAGATGTTTGGCAGCTTCAAAAG AGATCGAGCGCCGTTtgtcctgacctctgacatgGCGTACGTCATCAATGGAGGCGAGCGCCCAACCAGCCGTTTCCAGCTGTTCGTAGACCTGTGTTGCCAGGCCTACAACCTCATTCGCAAGCACTCCGGGCTTTTCCTCAACCTGCTGTCACTG atgacatcatcaggcCTCCCAGAGCTGACTGGCTCTCAGGATCTGAAGTATGTTTATGACGCCCTGCAGCCTCACAACACGGACCCAGAGGCCACCATCTTCTTTACAAG GCTGATTGAGTCCAGTCTTGGAAGCGTGGCCACCAAGTTCAACTTCTTTATCCATAACCTTGCCCAGCTGCGGTTCTCTGGTCTTCCGGCCAACGATGAACCAATCCTGTCTTTCTCCCCAAAGACATACACTCTGAAGCAGGAGGGACGCATCGTCCACGCCTCCATCTTCTCCTTCCAGAAGAGATACAACCCCGATAAGCACTAT aCCTACGTGGTGAGGATCCTGAGGGAGGGTCAGAACGAGCCACAGTTTGTCTTCCGCACCTTTGATGAGTTTCAGGAGCTCCATAATAAGCTGACcatcctctttcctctctggaAGCTGCCGAG TTTCCCTAACAAAATGGTGCTCGGTCGCACCCACATTAAGGAAGTTGCAGCCAAGAGGAAGCTGGAGCTCAACAACTACGTCCACAACCTGATGAGGAGCTCCACAGAAgtcacacag tGTGACCTCATTTACACATTCTTTCATCCAATTGCACGGGATGATAAGACAGAAGGTTTGGATGCCACGGCCAAAGCTCCTG AGCCTCCGCTTAGTCCCACCTCTGGTCGGGTGGAGGGAGAAGTGAAGCTCTCGATCTCCTACAGGAACAGCACTCTCTTCATCATGGTCATGCACATCAGAGACCTG GTTTCTGAGGATGGAACTGATCCCAACCCCTATGTGAAAACCTACCTGCTTCCTGATCCACACAAGACTTCCAAACGCAAGACAAAGATCTCGAGGAAAACCAGGAACCCTACTTTCAATGAGATG TTGGTGTACAGTGGTTACAGCAAAGAAACCCTTGGTCTGCGGGAGCTGCAGCTGAGCGTGCTCAGCGCCGAGTCGCTGCGTGAGAACTACTTCCTGGGCGGCATCACGCTCAGACTGAAAGACTTTGACCTCAGCAAGGAGACAGTCAAGTGGTACAAACTTACAGCCGTTCCCTATTTCTGA